The Pseudomonas parafulva genome includes a window with the following:
- a CDS encoding YihY/virulence factor BrkB family protein: MIFSALQGLPLHRVLVRTVNEFLDDEMSTYASALAYQALFSLFPFLLFLIALIGFLHLPDFFSWLRLQSELVLPPQALEQVNPVIDQLQQSKGGLLSVGIVIALWTASAGVRLMMSAMNAAYDVPEGRPVWKRIPLSVLYTIGLAGMLLAAAALMVLGPQVMEWIAAQIGMEEFIVTLWTILRWPVIVILLMVAVAVIYYVMPDVEQKFRFITPGSVLAVVVWIIASLGFAYYVKTFADYNAMYGSIGAIIVLLLYFYISAAVLLLGAEMNAVIEHMSAEGKDPGEKDFDGTRDDEKPKVLGQERPSADEAAGVEPTPR, translated from the coding sequence ATGATTTTTTCCGCCTTGCAGGGTTTACCCTTGCACCGCGTACTGGTGCGCACCGTCAACGAATTCCTCGATGACGAAATGTCCACCTATGCTTCGGCATTGGCCTACCAGGCCCTTTTCTCGTTGTTCCCCTTCCTGTTGTTTCTCATTGCCCTGATCGGTTTCCTGCACCTGCCGGACTTCTTCTCCTGGCTGCGTTTGCAGTCGGAGCTGGTCTTGCCGCCCCAGGCCCTTGAGCAGGTCAACCCTGTCATCGACCAACTCCAGCAGTCCAAAGGTGGCCTGCTGTCGGTGGGTATCGTCATTGCCCTGTGGACGGCTTCAGCCGGTGTGCGGTTGATGATGAGCGCCATGAACGCGGCCTACGACGTGCCGGAAGGTCGCCCGGTCTGGAAGCGTATCCCGCTGTCGGTGCTGTACACCATTGGGTTGGCAGGCATGCTGCTGGCGGCCGCGGCGCTGATGGTGCTGGGCCCGCAGGTCATGGAGTGGATCGCGGCGCAGATCGGCATGGAAGAGTTCATCGTCACCCTGTGGACCATCCTTCGCTGGCCGGTGATCGTGATTCTGCTGATGGTCGCGGTCGCGGTTATTTACTACGTCATGCCTGATGTGGAGCAGAAATTCCGCTTCATTACCCCGGGCTCGGTGCTGGCGGTTGTAGTGTGGATCATCGCGTCGCTGGGCTTTGCCTATTACGTGAAGACGTTTGCAGACTACAACGCCATGTATGGCAGCATCGGGGCAATCATCGTGCTGCTGCTGTACTTCTACATCTCGGCTGCCGTGCTGTTGCTGGGCGCGGAGATGAATGCGGTGATTGAACACATGTCGGCCGAGGGCAAGGACCCAGGCGAAAAAGACTTCGATGGCACCCGCGACGATGAAAAGCCCAAGGTGCTGGGCCAGGAGCGCCCCAGTGCTGACGAAGCGGCGGGGGTTGAACCTACCCCGCGCTGA
- a CDS encoding CsbD family protein — MSGTGDKIKGMANEAMGNIKQGVGNLTDNEKLKGEGKAQEIKGEGQQVKGDVKNKVDDLTK, encoded by the coding sequence ATGAGCGGTACTGGAGACAAAATTAAAGGTATGGCCAACGAGGCAATGGGCAACATCAAGCAAGGTGTTGGCAACCTCACTGACAACGAAAAACTCAAAGGCGAAGGCAAGGCCCAGGAAATCAAGGGCGAAGGCCAACAGGTCAAAGGCGACGTGAAAAACAAGGTCGACGACCTGACCAAGTAA
- a CDS encoding S1 RNA-binding domain-containing protein produces the protein MALLGRYNSLQIVKHVDFGLYLDGGADGEILLPSRYIPKGAETEVDDWLNVFIYLDSEDQLIATTEKPKVQVGEFASLKVKDINGAGIFLDWGLPKDLLMPYSEEARPLKIGDYCVVHVYLDKRTRRITATSRLDRYLDTTPADYKPGQPVELLVAGETPMGFKAIINNRHWGLIHKNEVFKFLRSGMHEQGYIKEVRADGKVSLSLQPVGAALSDSLQEQIMARLEAEGGVLPVSDKSDPALISKLFNVSKGNFKKAIGGLFKQGRIVIHDDRIEKA, from the coding sequence ATGGCTCTGCTTGGGCGTTACAACAGTTTGCAAATTGTTAAGCACGTGGACTTCGGCCTGTACCTGGACGGCGGTGCCGACGGGGAAATCCTGCTGCCGTCCCGTTACATTCCCAAGGGTGCCGAGACTGAAGTCGATGACTGGCTGAACGTGTTCATCTACCTCGACAGCGAAGACCAGCTGATCGCCACCACCGAGAAGCCCAAGGTGCAGGTGGGCGAGTTCGCCAGCCTCAAGGTCAAGGACATCAATGGTGCGGGCATCTTCCTGGACTGGGGTCTGCCCAAGGACCTGCTGATGCCGTATTCCGAAGAGGCACGGCCGCTGAAGATCGGTGACTACTGCGTGGTGCACGTGTACCTGGACAAGCGCACCCGCCGCATCACCGCCACCTCGCGCCTGGACCGCTACCTCGACACCACGCCTGCCGACTACAAGCCTGGGCAGCCGGTGGAACTGCTGGTGGCCGGCGAAACGCCGATGGGTTTCAAGGCCATCATCAACAACCGTCACTGGGGCTTGATCCACAAGAACGAGGTGTTCAAGTTCCTGCGCTCAGGCATGCACGAGCAGGGTTACATCAAGGAAGTGCGGGCTGACGGCAAAGTGTCGCTCAGCCTGCAGCCAGTGGGCGCTGCGCTGTCCGACAGCTTGCAGGAGCAGATCATGGCGCGCCTGGAGGCCGAGGGTGGGGTGCTGCCGGTTTCCGACAAGAGCGACCCTGCATTGATCAGCAAGCTGTTCAATGTCAGCAAGGGCAATTTCAAGAAGGCCATCGGCGGGCTGTTCAAGCAAGGCCGCATCGTCATCCATGACGACCGGATCGAGAAAGCCTGA